A window of Hordeum vulgare subsp. vulgare chromosome 5H, MorexV3_pseudomolecules_assembly, whole genome shotgun sequence genomic DNA:
AGTTGTACTCGTTTTTACCATGATATTTGAGTTGCGCTCCTTAGTACCATACATATATGTACAATTGTACGTACTTTACCAGCAATTGTGTAGTAATATGCACTTTAGTGGCAAATATGTCCATGTTAAGGTGCCTTTTTTGACGGCATGCAAGTACTTCCATTTGAGAAGCCAAATGTGGCATTTTCCATTTAGTGACCATTACAGTTTATCGATATGAAGTTAAGTTTGTTTTCTGCGGGTACCATTACCAATGTTACTGTTTCTGCAAACTAAGTTATTCTTTAGATAAGGCAGGAGTTATATATATGCTCTAATAATTCCTGGTTGCTGTGATCAAGTGAGAATTACTAAGAAAGATGATTCAGAAAATCACATATTTGAACAAATTTTATGTTTCTTTACTTAAAATTATGTAAGAGTCATTATTTTTTCAATCAACCCTCATCATGTCTTCTTTATAAGTATAATTAATCCTTTGCATCCTGATTATATATTTTTTTCACTTGGTCGTTGCTCTTACAGGGTTTGGCTGTGATAGTACAACAGTTTCAAATATACTTGCTCACCGTGACTCAATGCAACGTGGATACATTCAACAGGAATACAAAACTATGTATTCCGAGGAACTTTCGCGTCGTATATCGTCTGAACTCAGTGGAAACCACAAGGTATGGAAAATTGTTGAAAAATGTTTGTTGAAATATAAATCAAACTATTGAATAACTTTACTAGCTGAAATGGTATGCTTAATTATTCGTACCAGTATTCACCGAGTAGAAGTATGGATTTGCATAGGTTAGTTCTATATTTGTTAACCAAGTCTGTGTTACGCCAGTcctcagtatagttgaattactcAAAATATTGTTGTGCTAGATATGGGTATGTGGCTAATCTTGTGGTATATGATTCCAGAAAGCAATGTCGCTCTGGATTCTTGATCCTGCTGGACGTGATGCGACTGTTCTGAAAGAAGCTCTCAGTGCTGAAAGTCTTGATCTGAAAGCAGCTACTGATATAATATGTTCGAGGACACCATCACAGCTGCAAATAATGAAACAGACATATTATGCAAAGTTTGGTACTTATCTTGAGCATGACATTAGTCAGCAAACATCCGGCGATCATCAGAAGGTTTCATTTCTTAATTTGTTGAACTTCTTCATCCGATGAGTGGCAGTTGAAAGCTATATTTGCATTGTTTACTTCTCTATCAGGACTTGTGCTTGTGCATATCATTTCTTGAAACCCAGAATTTTGCTGTGTTCTTCTCGGGCATATTGCAGTTACTAACGAAATGCTATGTTGATACCATTTTGTACTTTCGCTTTATTATATGTTGATGTCAAGGTGATCTACTGCATGGGCTTCCTTACAGTTTCCACACGTACACTTTTTGGGTACACCTGTCCAAATTGTACTTTTTTGTGCTAATGAATGATATGATGTGTATTTCAGATCTTACTAGCCTATGTGGGCATTCCACGCTACGAAGGTCCAGAGGTTGATCCCACTATAGTGACACATGATGCGAAGGACCTCTACAAAGCTGGTGAGAAGAAGCTGGGCACAGATGAGAAAACCTTCATCCGCATCTTCACTGAACGCAGCTGGGCACACATGGCAGCTGTTGCTTCTGCTTACCAGCACATGTATGATCGGTCATTACAGAAGGTAACCCTTCTGTTCAGTTTTCCCTTCCATATACATTTTGGTGCTCTCCTGGAGTGTAATAATGAGTTTCCTTTACTGCTGGTAGGTTGTGAAGAGTGAAACATCTGGAAACTTTGAAGTTGCTCTGATAACTATCCTCAGATGTGCTGAGAATCCAGCTAAGTATTTTGCTAAGGTATCTCACCCGTGCTATCCTCTGAAAAGAATATGTAAACATCATTATTTGGTTGCAAGAGGCAAGCAGCCAAGCTTTCATGTTTTTGATAAAGTGGTGTTTTTGTACAGAGCATGAATTACAACAGTTCAACCTATTTTTATGCCACCATTGTTCTCGAACATCTGAACAATCAACATCAGTTGCTCCATTGTATGCTGTGCATAAAGCTGCAGGATTTGACTCTTGAATTTTCTTGTTTatgttttcttttcttcatgtttcCTATTTGCAGAAAATATCTAGTTACAATCCCGGTGTGATATATTCTAATATTCtgtaaatactttcaaatagacaATAACTTTTGGTACAGGTGCCTAACTTCCCACTATAATCCGTAACTGTGCTAGCTGTATTTAGTATCCAGGCTGAACACTAGTATCATTATGGGAATATGCTACCAGAGTATGCATTCATGAATGTTATTATCTGCTCATGTAGTGACTGGTAACCATAAAAGTTATGACATCTTTATTAATTCTCTTATCAGGGCCTCACCTCTATTTTGTTTATCTCTGACTCTCTGTACTCTTTGGGACTTGTCATTTTTTTCCGAACAATGTTAATTCAGGTGTTAAGGAAGTCCATGAAAGGTCTAGGTACTGATGACAAGACACTTGTAAGGGTTGTGGTAACGAGGACTGAGATTGATATGCAGTATATCAAGGCAGAATACTACAAGAAATACAAAAAGCCGTTAGCTGATGCTATCCATTCAGAAACATCAGGAGGTTATCGGACGTTCCTGCTTTCTCTTGTTGGTAGCCATTAGGTAATGTTCGCTGATGGTACTGTCTTTAACGTACTCGCTTACATATTAAGATGGTAGTGCTCATATTGACCTTCTTGTGTTTTGCTCCACCCTTCGCATTTCACAGGCTATGTGTCCATGGCCGTACACGCTACTCTGTTGCATTACTTTACCCTAAAGGCCTAAACGCAGTGACTCTACCTGGCCAAAATGTATGACGTCGTCATCACTGTGTTCTGAGTTTCGCTGACAACTATTTCTGCTTTCTCTTGGTTTATGCTTGCCTAAAATATGTGTATATATTATTAGTGCAGTGGGCTGGTTCCATCTTGCATGGCATGTGGTATCAGTGCAGTTGGTTTGATGATTGTATTTGGCTTTACTGCTTTCACTGAAGTTCACATTGTTATTTAACTTTATTGAGAAAAAATGGGAGTGGCGTGCATCCAGGTTGGCCTTTTGCAGTTGTTGCACTATGTAGTAAAGAAAAGTTACAGGATCCTGGGGTGTCCCATATGCAGAAAAAAACCCCAGGTTTTTCATCGGGTTCTGAACCGACGCATCAGATGAAAATTTTAGACCTGGTATatgtgattttttttccaaaaattgGTAAAAAATCACATCTATTTAttgtgaaaattatgcatgtcgaTGGTGTCTGTACCGCTGGTGTTCCACCTTGGCTATCACAAATTCCCACGTGCTGTATCCCTAGTTGGTTGGACCGGAAAAAGCTGGAACCGGCAGCCTCATCGGTTTTTAAGCTAATAAGATCATTCTGTAATTGGACcagagaaaattaatagaactgtcTGATTTTTTGGAAAACAAGTGAAAAAACGGGTCATTAAATTAGAAAACCAGAAAAATATTTTAATAAAAATTGGGACAAGTTGGATTCGATCCAAGTcgtgtgaggaatatgagaggcctATTGGCCTATTTACTAGCAAAAGGCCTCGTCATATCTCACTAGCAAAAGGGCCTCGTCCTATCTTTTATACTCCCTTCATTCCTTATACAAGGTCACAAACTCATATTACAGGTAAAATTTAATGATCGGTTGGAAAATCAAGTTTTTTTTTCGTTAACTGGAATCATTAATACGCTGCGTGCATGCAACGAATGAGTGAGAAGAAAGTACCCAACTGTCATTA
This region includes:
- the LOC123395936 gene encoding annexin D5; amino-acid sequence: MASLTLPPAPPNPRQDAIDLQKAFKGFGCDSTTVSNILAHRDSMQRGYIQQEYKTMYSEELSRRISSELSGNHKKAMSLWILDPAGRDATVLKEALSAESLDLKAATDIICSRTPSQLQIMKQTYYAKFGTYLEHDISQQTSGDHQKILLAYVGIPRYEGPEVDPTIVTHDAKDLYKAGEKKLGTDEKTFIRIFTERSWAHMAAVASAYQHMYDRSLQKVVKSETSGNFEVALITILRCAENPAKYFAKVLRKSMKGLGTDDKTLVRVVVTRTEIDMQYIKAEYYKKYKKPLADAIHSETSGGYRTFLLSLVGSH